The genomic interval ttcaAATTCTTCGACTACATAAAGCTTGGAATACCAGATCCTTCCTACCACACTGCCACAAAGAATAGTTTCTTGTTAATAGAGTCTGCCACCTCAAACGCataaacaaacagaaaagTTTTTCAATCGCTTTCCGGTTTTGGTGCAATTTTCCATTGCTTGCGTGGGCTATAAATAATAAATGCAAGAGGCCTTCCCTCATTTCTTTCATAGAGAGTTAGAGACACATATAGACAGAGGAAAATGGGGAGGAGTCCATGTTGCTCCAAGGAAGGACTTAACAGAGGAGCTTGGACTGCCTTGGAAGATAAAGTACTAGCATCTTATATCAATACTCATGGAGAAGGCAAATGGAGAAACCTCCCAACGAGAGCTGGTACGTACTACTCACTCTGTTCGTCCATTTCTTTTCACTTCTGCTTCTGCTCTTCTCTTACTCTGTTTTCGCTTTATTGTGTTAATGCAGGTTTGAAGAGATGTGGTAAGAGCTGTAGACTGAGATGGTTAAACTATCTGAGGCCAGATATAAAGAGAGGTAACATATCCCGGGATGAAGAAGAACTCATTATCAGACTCCATAATCTTCTTGGCAACAGGTACGAACTTCAGCCCTCTCAGAACTCGAAATTGTTTTCTTTACCCCTTATCAGTTAGAGTTAAAGTTTGTACTTACTTTGGCTTCTATATATGTTATAGATGGTCTCTAATAGCTGGAAGGCTACCGGGGCGAACAGACAATGAAATCAAGAATTACTGGAACACCACTCTGGCAAAGAAAGCTAAACCCAAATCGCATTCCGGATCATCCAAGGAAACATCTCCTGCTGGGACCAAATTTAGGCCTAGAAAGCCGTCAGCTTCAGCATCAGCCGCATCCAGTCAGCCTCAAGTAATAAGAACCAAGGCCACTAGGTTAACCAGAATGCTAGTCCCATCACTCCCTCTTCTCGTCGATGATTACTCAACAACCAAACCCGCATTTGAGCTTCGAGTTCCTCAAACCCAGTCGGTAAGTTCAGTTCCTGAAGATGCAGTAAACACAGAAGTACAGTATCAGGGAACAGGTGCAATAAACTTTGGCTGCAATGAATATGAAGCAACTGCTGGTGATGATAATGAAGATGGTAATGGAGACCATGATATTC from Argentina anserina chromosome 2, drPotAnse1.1, whole genome shotgun sequence carries:
- the LOC126781987 gene encoding transcription factor MYB1-like gives rise to the protein MGRSPCCSKEGLNRGAWTALEDKVLASYINTHGEGKWRNLPTRAGLKRCGKSCRLRWLNYLRPDIKRGNISRDEEELIIRLHNLLGNRWSLIAGRLPGRTDNEIKNYWNTTLAKKAKPKSHSGSSKETSPAGTKFRPRKPSASASAASSQPQVIRTKATRLTRMLVPSLPLLVDDYSTTKPAFELRVPQTQSVSSVPEDAVNTEVQYQGTGAINFGCNEYEATAGDDNEDGNGDHDIPLDDGVLNDWIGDVNCDLENYGASLDLDSLAFLLHSDDWLGQENSI